Genomic window (Rhinatrema bivittatum chromosome 9, aRhiBiv1.1, whole genome shotgun sequence):
AGCTTCCAGGGAAAGTTATTCTGAAGCTTTAGATCATACAAAATACGGCTGCAAGAATTATAATGGGTAGTTCAAGGTGGGTTCCTGCCCCCCTTTGCGTTTGAAATTACAATGACTCCAAATCACAAAGAGGTGCAAATTTAGGATCCTGATTTTAGCATTCCAGGCATCTTGTTAATCAAAGCATGAGATCTGTTTATAATCATCAGTTGGACCTTCCTTTGTTAAAAGTCTATCGGCAATTATGTTTGCAAAACAGAGCATTTTCAACAGTTATACCAAAATTGTGGAACAATCTGCCTTTGGAATTAAGAGCAGAATTGGATCTACTGAAATTCAGGAAGAAATTAAATTCCCAATTAATGATATTGGAGGTATGAGGGGATTCTAGAATGCTGAGGGTGATTGATGGGTGGCTAATAGATTAATTGAAGACTAAATTATATTTGTACTGTGATGAGTTACTTTCCTATAGGTTTTATTTCCAATATAATGACTAGAAAGCCAGGATTTGGGATGTTGTTGTATTATGATTTTCATGTTGTGTTGctggtttgtatttttatttggtATAATTTATTGTCTACTgctttgggtgattttttttttaaatctagaaagtgatttgaaaatgccaataaatatataaataagggGACAAACTGGAGGAGGGAAACTGGTGGCCTGCATCCTGCTTGACTTTTCTATGCTGATGGGATGGATGGAGGATTTGGGAGGCCAGATTTAGGGCTGCTCTGGCAGTGCCTAGATTTGTCCACTCAAGTTAGGCACCTAGCACTGGAAATCAGCACTAGATGCCTAACTTCCTTCACCCATCCTGATTCCACCCCTTTCCCTGCCCACTTTTTAGGCTCTCAAAcccagtgaattttcaaaggacctACTTTAGGTTCCTGACTCCAAAGGTTAATcatctaaaacctttttaaaaaatcgGCCTCATGTTTATCTGTCCAATCATGGCTAAATCTTTCTGAAGGAGCATTCTATATATGTCTTGAACTGGCACGGAATCAGATATTTTCATGATCACAGATGCTAAATAACTCAGACACAAGGAAATGTTAAACCTTTTATTGTGTTGAATAGTAGCCTTTACATCCATGCAAAAAGTGTCAAATATGTCAATAAGCAATTATATATCATTATAAATGACTATGGATCAGCAAATTGTTTTATGTATGGGACTAATAAGCCTGTGTAAACAGATATCTTGCAGGATACATAGTTAGCATGATAAATCAATGAGGCTAATTTAAAGTGAGATTTCTTATGAAGATAAAATAATCTCATGTTTTAATGCTGCAAAATGTGTTTTAATGCTGCAAAATATCTAACAAAAGTATACTTTCAATTATGTACACAGTAAAACAGTAAATCTATTTCCATGCCAGTGTCGGTCTTAAGTGTAAAAATAAAAGTATCAATATGGTTGTAATTTTCAATCTGCATTAACTGGGCCCTGttgctaaatatttatttatacatacagGAGACATACAGAATTCAGAGTATGTTTGATAGGCAAATCAAGGCATATGGAGAATGTTAGCATTAGGAGAAAGGCTTAGGTTATCCCAGGCAGCTGTATATACATTGCAGGAATTAAGTGAATACTCCAGCTCTATTAACTTCACAGTGCTGTTGGAGATGCCTCTTTTATGGTAAAAGAGTGTTAGCTTGTAAAATGTTGGGTTCCAGGACTGTGAAGCAGAGTTACACTTAGTGATTCTATTTAGGCTAAACTTGTAGGAATTGGCTCTTTGGAACATAAGATGCATTTCCAACCTCATATATTAAACTACTATAGTATCTACTAGAAATGTGGCAAAATATGGCAGCATGTACTAAAGGTTCCCCCCCCTGCCCTGGTTTggggctgattcactaaggcatatTTCCCATTCTATGGTAAAAAATATTGATGAATCAGGCTCCCTTTCaagtgtctatgggaaaaaatgcttagtacttCTGTCTTATAATAATATTCCTTGGCACTTTGAAATCAGAGTTTCCCTGATCAAAACCTCTGTTTAAAAACTCCAGAACATACAATAGcttaatataatattatattgtCATTTCAGATCATGGAGAGCATCCTATAAGGAAAATAAGAGACACTAGGATATTTGGCCCATTAGACAATGTGAACATTCTTTAGTTAGTGCATGGTAGATGTGTTttgaatatattaaacaaaatTGTGACCTAATGTTCCAGAAAAGCAATGACATTTTGCTGTAAAACTTAAGCAGTTTCTATGGATTAAGCTAATGGTAACCAACCTTGGACATTCACAAAAGCCAATCTCTACTGAATTGGGTCTCAaagagtcaccttcaaatgactCCTCTGGTGTAACTCTGAAAATGTTAAGTACTAGTTCCACTTTTATCTCTTACAGCTGTGGAGCAGAAGAATGACACTAAGTGttctgaaaaaaaacccagatgtGGCTCAAGCATCTTCAAATCAGTAAAACTAGATTGACCCATAGCTGAGTTTCAATACTCTGCTTGCAAACAGTACAGCTTTACCAACAGTGCAAACCCTACCCTTTAATCGCATTAAAAAAGCCTGGATGCTCAAAGTCAGTTAAAAAGTGGAACGTAAAACAGAAATATGGTTTTccttatgtatatatatatatatataaaaataaaaatgatagcaTAAAACCAGTACACATGCCAGAAAATGGTCCTGGCCATAGAGGAATTCTGAACATAAAGCTTGAGCTAACAGCATGTTGACCTAAGCTTATTGACAGGTTTTTAACCTGGGTATCTCAGAGACATCTCATATCTGGTGCAGCCCAGCAAACAGCTTGGCACACCTTGATTTCACTACCAGGGTCAAACTAAGTATCACATACTTGTCATATTTCCTGTACAGAAACATGTTAGAAAAAGACTTAGGACCTGATTCGctaaaggcttttcttccatgctgtgtctatggaaaaTCTGTTCCTGCCAGtgctactacttatcatttctttGATGCTACTAAATGGACATACATAAATCAGGCCCTCCATTTTAGTAAATGCATTCAGTCATATGCAGAGCTAACTAAGCACTGAAACAATAGCATTTCTTAATTTCTAATTGTCAGGATTAACAATTGCTGACAAACAGTACAGTAATACATGAAAGAGAATGGGGACAACAAGGCAGTGGATAACAGTAATGTTCATTGTTTTATAATTCTTCCACAAGCTGATCAGGAAAGCTTCTGGGCATGAAAGCTTCTGAACTGGTGATGAGATGTGCAGGGTACGCAATATCAGCTGAGTAACTTGTTTACAACTGCTGGTTCACAGACCAAATCTACCATTAAACAACTGCAGGGAACTGACAGcagagtgggaaaaaaaaagttgaacatTCTTTCAAAACCTGCCAAGTTGTCATGTTCATTCTGTGGCAACAGCTTTAATACTTTTTACTCGTATTAAAGTGGTCAGCAATATGCCGATGGCAAGCATTCTTTCCATGTTTTTTCACATCATTGTCAAAATCAAATGGGGGAGATAAAAAATGCTTTATCACAtttggctggtgcaagggtaggTTTTGAAACGAAAGGATGCTGCGGGTTCCTTAGTGAGGCTCACATAAGATAAGTTTCCCCACATTTATATGCCACTTCATTTATGCTCATTTTGTTTGCAATTCTAAAAAATCAATctaaaaaaaagtcacattttaGAGCCCGATGATTACAATGTATATCAGAGCTCTATAGTGGCGAGAGTGACTGTTAAGCAAAGTTATCAATATTTTAACGGTCCGCTTTGCTCTGTTGATATGAAGGTCTCTTTACCTCATTCATGAAATAAGgtgattctttctttttttgcttatTGTGAAAGGGTAGCACATGAAGATGGAAAGAGAGAGCAGCGATTCGGATTTATTAATGCAGactgccaccctcccccctccaaaaaaaagaaataaaataatcttgTAGGGCTAAATAGCATGGATGAAAAcagcaggtgatttttttttttttgttcgatGCCTGTGTTCTAAGACAATTGTTGCTATAGAAGAACAGTAAGCATAAAACCAGCATACACACCAGAAAATGGAACCAGACTACCAGCTCTTCTTGTAGTCTCTCTTATACTTCCTTGCGTATTGTGGCTCGGATGCTGCTAAACATGTAACCAATGGCTTCAAACAGTGGATCAAAGAAGGTGTGGATGAAGATAGAATAGACCCGGCTGATGCACTGGATCTCGATCAAGTAGCTCCTTATGCAGGGCACCACTGCCCAGATGTGCAAGAAAGACAAAATGGCAAAGTAAATACCCCAGATAAGTGCCATGGGTATGCCGAAGATTGTGGAGAGCAAGCGGTAAAACCAGTATTTTGTCACTGTGAAGGTGGTGAAGCTGGCCTTCCAAATCCCATCAAAACTGTGTGTCCCTTCCGGCTCTGCAATTACATCTTCAAAATCAATCTACAAGGAAAGAATCatacatgggggaggggggttagacaAGGGTTCCAAAGGTACTGTAACATTATCAGTGCATGCCACAGGGAATCTCAGAAGGCTTTGCCACTGgcgttatgtatttatttgatattcTGATCAATATTTAAGATGTCTACTACACTGAACTAGCTGGGTTCATCTATTAGTGCTATCTACTCCACTCTGGGCCTCATGtaccacaaacaagtctggttgaAGGAtagccacaaagaatatgcatgaagtatatttGAGTACATTTGGTCTATCACCCAGATTAATTTGCAAACTGAGCACCAGATTTTGTAGGGGCCCTCAAGGCCTAGAATTGAAAATCATTGCATCAGTGTGAATAGTAGGGTGCTCACCTGAGATAGCAGAAGGCTTTCCCATGATTATAATCTCAGTTATTTCCAGCCAGTTGGTAGGTTATAAATGAAGGGTTTATGAAGGACTTCCATATGAAAATCTGCAGTGCAAAGTTCTAGTAGCCATACTGGGCCTTCAGGAAACTGTattctttgtaggttgtgataacACTTTATTCAACCAACAAAGAATTAACCAAAGATGAGAGGTCCTGTGTGATCGTGAAAGTTTCTGCTATGCTTATGCTGGTGAAATCAAAGATAGGATAACCTGCATAGGATCCATCTAAAATGTAATCTAAGTCTCATATCAAACGTcacacaaaaattaaataaaaatatctatGAATTAAACATAAAAGTTGCAACACAGGGAAACCTATTTTTATAATACAATTATTTAAAACATACTGTATATTATATACATTGATAGTCAAAAAAAATAGCAAAGGCAGTACTGCAAACAATGGAGCTCTTTGCTGAAACTCCTACCCGTCCGAGGAGttctttcatttttattcttAATGTCATAACATTTCCAGCAGAAAATTAACAGAAGTAGATGGGGAAATAGTTCAGCCAAATGTGTTCTGTCCCTTGACATAAACCATGGCGCACGACTGCTTGCAGACACTGCAGTTAGACAAGTACTCCTGCTGTCTGCAGAAGCCTATGACAGTGGGAcctctcgctctctcttcagagtcaCTCAGATTTCATGCCAGATACAGGATGTTAGCTAGTTCTTTCCTCAGACTATAATTACAACAATGGCTTTCATAATAAATCTTTAAAGGCATAATGGTGCTGCAATGCACTACTTTTCTAGGTGCCGGGGAAAGGAATTTTCGAGAGTTTACCTCAAAATGTTCTGTAGGAGAAATAGGAGCTGACCTGCTTTAACTTCATAACTTTCTGATTTAAGTGTCCAATCTTGAGGCACAAGGAGACTAATGTGCCAAGCTGTGTTAAAACCAACCATTAATGGGTGTTGACAGCTAGTTTTAATGCAGACATGATCTCCTGTAAAACACCCCAATAAAACCTTTCCTGTTTCAACAGGCATGAAACCTGGTGTTTTGTGTTATCACTGCTGACGATGCAAGGCCCAACGTGGGCTGCGAggtctcctctttcccccagcaGAATGAGCCCCCTTCCCACAAAGTTGGTAATCTCCTACCAATCCCAACATCTGCTGTAGTAGGTGAGGGGAGCAGAGGAGCACTCCTATATCCTGTCCCATTGGTTCTACCAttcataggaggtaattttcaaaggagttacatgcgtaaattagcacactattgtagcaattttcaaaagccatttacttgagttaagtgcacttacacgaatacatcctatggacaattcaaaggcatatattgtgacaattttcaaagcccacttaTTTAAGt
Coding sequences:
- the CAV1 gene encoding caveolin-1 is translated as MSGTKYVESEGLLYTSPIREQGNIYKPNNRVMADENFSEKPARDVHTKEIDLVNRDPKHLNDDVVKIDFEDVIAEPEGTHSFDGIWKASFTTFTVTKYWFYRLLSTIFGIPMALIWGIYFAILSFLHIWAVVPCIRSYLIEIQCISRVYSIFIHTFFDPLFEAIGYMFSSIRATIRKEV